A stretch of DNA from Acomys russatus chromosome 4, mAcoRus1.1, whole genome shotgun sequence:
gcctttgctgtcctggacttgatttgtagaccaggctatacTCAATCTCAAAGCTATCCggctgcctttgcttccctgagtgctggaattaaatttgtataccaccatgcccagcttttagaCCTTTCCCTCTGTTTTGGCATTTTTgtcaaaataataacattttttatttggtttttcaagaaagggtttttctgtgtgacagTCTTGGCTGTATTAGaattctctttatagaccaggatggcctcaaactcacagagatccgcctgcctctgccccctaagtgtaccaccatacccagcttatctttcatttttttcagttgtatgtgaatacacatgtacacaggcatatAGATGTACATACACCCATACATCATAgcatgcatatggaagtcagagggcaacctttAAGTcagtcaaactcaggttgtcaggcttgcacagcaagtgtctttacctgtcCCCCTTTTAagcctttttttccccatgtgtgtgttgtctgtgcaTGTTaacctggtgcccatggaggtctgAAGAGGTggttggatttcctggaactgagttacagatggccatgagccaccacatgcATTCTGGGAACTCatagctgggtcctctgcaagatcatcaagctcttaactactgagacatctcttcagccacttAAAACTGTTTATTTATGCCAGGCATGATGACTCACACCcttcatcccagcattcagaaggaagaggctggcagatcactgacttcaaggccagtttaGTACACAtgctgagtttcaggccagctagtgTTACACACTAAGTCTGTCTCAAGACTAttcttgtttgtgtttctatttgtgtgtgtactcTCCCTACTTATTCCAGCGAATTGAACTCaaggttgtcaggcttgtacAAATGCCTTcagcagagccatctcactgtgtATTTAGTtttaagaggggctggagagatggctcagtggttaataacactgtctgctcttccagaggtcctgagttcaattcccagcacccacatgataggtcacaaccatctataatgagatctggtgccctcatcttgGAGGggaagcacacatgcaggcagaacattgtatatataataaatattaaagaaaggaaggaaggaaggaagaaaataagaaagagggctggagagatggctcagagggtaagagcactgtctattcttcagaggtcctgagttcaattcccagcaaccacttggtggctcacaaccatctattgtgagatctggtaccctcttctggcatgtaggcatactTGGGAgcaaacactgtataaataataaataaataaatacattttttttggtttttcgaaacaggatctctctgggtagccttggctgtcctggacttactttgtagaccaggctggccttgaactcacagcctctgcctcccgagtgctgggattaatggcgtgcgccaccacacccagcttaataaataaaatcttaaaaaaattaaaaagaaagaaaagaagaaaaaagggctGGGGCTATCACTCAGTGGTGGAATGTTTACCTAACATGTATGAGACTCTTGGTTTAGTTCTCAGTacttggagggagagagggagaaaataaatattgtattaaaTATGCTAATGGCCTAGATCCCAGCATAATTTCATAAGTTTAAAACTGAATCCAGTTCCAAGTTTGGgagtgcaagcctgtaatctcagctacttagGAAGGTAAGGAAAAGTTATAAGGTCTGTGTGGGTGCCTTGGCAAGTCAAGATTAGCCCAGGCAattaacaagaccctgtctcagaattttaaaaaattaaaatcagagcATGTGAAACATAATAGGGtgtttgcctagcaagcacaaggctctAGATTTGATGCATTAGCACTGCTGACTGAATGAATACAGATGGAAGCTGAGTCCTAAATTCAGGCTTTTCCTATTATTAAGGTAAGCATGCTGAGTTTGCAGTTCTATAAAATGCAGTATTGTCTGCTTGTTTCCTTGACAACCTCTGAAGACATGGAATTCCTAGAAGTACTCACGGAGGGATTAGAGCGAGTCCTTCTCGTCCGGGGTGGTGGCAGTGAAGTGATCACCATTTACTCATAATCAGCTTGTGGAATGTTCTGCTTGGTCTTACCGTCCCTAAAAGACTCACATCCATGGAGATAACAGCTCTTTCCTACCACTCCCACTCTAATCTTGCAGAGCTGAGCCCCAACTATGCTCTTGGCTGCAACATGATCTGCCATCCCAGCAGAAGCAAATACTCCCTCAACATCAGAATGGTCAAGTCTTAAAAGCTATTTCTATAGCTGGAGAAGACAAGTCAAAATTAGCAAACTAAGCCTAAGGGAACCTTTTGGCATGCTGAAGGTAGTGAGTGAGTAAAATATGCTAGAAATTtaactaaaaacagaaaacaagttcATATCCAACATTCAGGATAAGTGTCAGAAGACACAGTTCAGTGATGGCACCAGAGAGGTTATAGGCAGTCAGCCTTACCTTAATGAAAAAGAATGGCCAAGTGAATGTTACCATTGGGGAGATGGCCTGCAGCAAGCAAGATGGAAACTTAGGTTACCAAGATACAGAACCTGAAACTTAgctgcagcctctgcttccccagataCCAAGTTTTATTGTCTGTGCTGTGCCACTGTATATTCTGTCTTTAAAACCCATTCTGTGGTTATAATGCAGACAGTGTTACTATAGAAGTGGTTTTTGAAGGTAAAAATTGTTTTCAGGTTTTCAAGTGGCTGAACTAAGGGGATTCCAAAGAGTACCTATAAAATGTACAGAAACACAGTCTGTGGTTAGCTATGCAACACAAAGCACATACATTATTATCTAAGAAATGTAGGTTGTTATGTAGGTTAACCAGGAGGGTCTCATCTCCTATCCTTAGTAGGCACtggtctaaaaataaaaattaaaaaagctgTAAGGAAGACACTAGGGCTGTGTGCTACCACAGGAGGCTCCAGGTTTTAAAGGGGTTGACAGTGGAACTGGGTGAAAGCCAAACCCTTTCCACTGTGCCAAAATCATCTGCCTACAGTGGCAGACAGGTTTGCATCAGCTTGACACAAGAAATCAATCTGACCTCTTCACCAAAGCCATAGTGAAGACCTGAGGCACTCACCTCCATGCCCAGAGCTGAGCTTTCCCCTTTCTGTATTATTCTTCATTCTGACCCCAGAAACTTGGCTCTGCACCAAGTGGTCTGCTGAGCCGATGATCTGTTGTTGGATTTGTTTTCAAAAAGCTCTAAATGTGCCAAGGAAATACTGTGTAAGCTCagcttatttttctaatttatcaaTCATGAACATCTGGCTTACCAGCATAGGAAGCCTTTGTGGCTGAGCAGTATTTTCAAGTATGTGAAACCTTCATACCCTTTACAAGATAGTTATTTAAGAAACTGTCTTCTTGCTTACATTCATGGCTGCTTTTAAGTTCCCCTTTATTGATGGTAAATTGTGCCACTCCCCATTACCCTGTACAACACAAAATGTACAAGACACAAGAAAACCCTCAGATATGGCTTAAGAAGCTGAGTCACATGATATGTTCTTCGTCCTCCCAGGCCCACTCAAGGTAGCCGAGGATCCAGAATCcttttcctgttcctcctgtAGAGGGTAGAAACTTTACAGTTCCCGTTCTAACCCTCCATTGCATACTTGAGTATAGTCCTGTAGGCTCCTAGTCATTAACCGCCCATTCTGTCAAAGCGCAGGAACTGCCTAACACATCTACCCCTGACCAAAAGTGATCCATATCAAATATGGGCAAAGAGTAGGGTTACTTTTAGAAAGGCTGTTTGTGGTTAGGGCTAAGTAGGAAATCTTTCAAAGGGTAAGAGAATTAGTGGCTATTAATACAGCTATTACTTCAGtcctcaaaacacaaaatcacTGTTACATGGAAAGATGGTTATTAGGCCAGACCTATACTCATCTCTGTCTAGAGCATTTCATGTTTGTGTTGCTGCTTATGTTGTCTGTCTATAAAGTGTCTTATCTCTTTTAATCACTGCAAATAAAGCAATACTGAAAACTTGAGAGAAAATGCACCTTAGGGGAAGGGGCCAAATGTttcaagagggaagagaaagacctTCTCCTGCCTTCTTGTGAGACCCAGCTTTTGTGTCTTACCTATGAGTTTAGCGGCAGGCTGTAACATTCATTctcctcccctagccctcagccTTCCATAGCTACCTTAAAAGCTGGAGTCTGAACTGCAGGGCCTGTTTGACAGGTGGCAGCTTCCTGGTGGGAGAGGAAAAGTCACTGTTCATCTTCCGTTGCTTCTTTTTTTGTGGCCCCAAGGATCCCACCAATCCTTATTCCCCCTAAATGTTAAAAAATGTTCCTTATTGTGGATATTAAAATAAGTTACACTGTAAGCAtatttacatgcttttttttttcctggtttatttttcttttcatcatgtATAATTTGAATCCAGCATTAGTTTCTCACATCTTCCAAAAAAGTCTGCTTATGCGATATAGACGTGTaatattaaaatagatttaaGGGGAACTTGTGAAACTTGTAAAGCATTGTTCTCGACCATTTAATTTATTGAAAGGAGATGCTGCTACTCAGCAGCTGCTATTCTTTTGTTTACATagactctggttttgtttgttttgctctgtgctGGGAACATAAATAAAGTTTTCTACATTATTTTCAGTCAGGTTGTGCTATAGTTTCTTTTCTGCCGTCACATGCTGCATAATGTCCTTGTAGAATCTGTCTTCTCACCATGGGAAAAAAAGGCAGGTTTTGGTTCTTCTCGACATGCGTGACTGTTTTAGGTGAGCATTAGCTTAAACAATGCAAATGAGGCCCATATACCAGGTGCAGCTTTCCTGGGTTCAAAAAAGTAATCCTCCACCACTGAACTCCATtctctaaaaaaagaaacagcgAAGAGGTGAATAGTAAATAACTTCTTAGTCTGTTTCTTCACAAGCTCTGTCATACATGACCTTGTAACTTCCAAATGCCTAGTGCTTTTGTACTCTTGGGCCAGCGAGAGTGCTCAGAGGAtaagggtacttgctgccaagcctgatgaccggaattcaattcccaaaacccatttgataggagaaaaccaactcactcctgcaagttgttttcTAACCTCcaacgcacgcacacgcacacacacacacacacacacacaaataaagctttaaaaaaaaaagaaatgaactctCAATATCAACTCTCACTCGATATTCACAGTAcattccatttgcctgaaatttaaCTTGAACCATACCTCAGGGGGCTCAATAAAGGCTAGCCAATCTGATGCATGTGTAGGCAACAGTCCCATGGACTGGCACTTGTAAACAGCCAGTGCCAAGCCCAGCAGGTTCCCAATGAGATAGACCAAACCCTGAAGAAACTTCTGACTTGAACTCTCCAGCATCTTGAAAGCTGTTGGGATAACAGACATTGTCAAACCCTTTTTTCTCACAATACGAATGAAACCAACCATGAAATTAATTACATATAGACtgaaaatacaattatatatagAATtgctactaccaccaccaccactctgcaCACCCTCTAGCCAGAAATATATCAAAGAATGTGCCTTTGATCCTTAGCACCAGGGAAGGACCATTATTTCATGAATACTTACTTGCTGAAATAGCCATGAGTGCTTGAATGGGTCGCCAGGCCATCATACACACCATCATAGTAGGGAAGATAGAGATGGTATTGCCTGCCATGTACATGATGAAGAGGTTCATGGGAATCTGTTTGAGGGGACCCAGGGCGATATCCCAGCAGCGCTAAAACAAACATACAGTTTAAACTGTTAAACTACCCTTCAGGCTCACATTTACCATAAGACTGATGCTGAAATCAAGTGAACAGAcgcctccctccactcctctacTGCAGCACTTTTCCCTATACAAGCTTTCCaggggactttttgttttgtttttcaagatggtttctctatgtagctctagctgtcctgaaactctctctctagaccaggctggcctcaaactcagacagaaatctgcctacctctgcttccaagtgctaggattaaaggtttagtgccaccactgcctggcaaattTTGAGAAAATTTATAATCTTTTTGTTCCTTTGGACAAGATCTTGCTATATCCAGGTTGACCTCCAACTTGAGATCTTTTGTATCATCCTCCCAACTGGTAGGATTGTAGACgagcactaccacacccagctagaaatTCATGATCTTAAAACCgtgtgagaaaaaaatgagaaaaacaaaaccaaccaatgtGAGAAGACTCAGCATCTATGTCATGAACATTagacaaagaaactaaaagtattttgagaagaaaacaaaaatgggagaagtcattaatgaaataaaatcctCAAAGATAAACCTGTCTTTTTGCAAAGATTATAAATTCAATACTGGTAAAGCTGATGAATTAGAAAGGGGAGAAGACACTCTTCCATGTCTAGAAGGAAAGGGGACCACTTTATAGATCCTGTAGGCATTACACTGGCCATATTATAAACTCTTTGACTACTTGAAATTTTAGGAAATGGAAAAATTCCTAGAAACATGACTTAACAACAAATAgcataagaaaagaagaaaaacagttctATGCCAGTTAACAAAGCTGTTCCTATAGTTAACCCCAGATCACTTCCCTTAGCAACTTCTAACcgtttaaatctaaaaataaaagtaagtcttACACAAACTCCTTTGGAAGGAAACAAATCTAAACTTAAAATTCTACAACTCAAATCCCATAAATACCCAGGCTTTAAAAGACCATTAAGAGAAACATATGCGTGTGCATATAGATATGCAAAATCTAAGtgtatttacttctttatttaatCTAAATTCAAAATCCTAACaaaggcactggagagatggctcagtacctGTTGCTTGTACAAGGGGACTGatgtttggtttctagcacctacGTAGTAGCTCAACAAGAATCCATAGCTAGTGCTAAGGGATCCAATACCTTCTGACCTCTGAAAGCATCAGGCACATacagtacacatatatgtgcgcaagcaaaaaaaaacccaaaaaactgaTAGGAGCTGGCATGGTatttcacatctttaatcccagcactcagggaggcagaggcaggtggatagctgagttcaaggccagcctcatctacacagcaagcccaagacagccaaggctaaacagagaaactctgtctcaaaaaaccaaaaaaaaaaaaaaaagaaaagaaaaaagggctggagagttgtctcagtggttaagagcactgtctgctcttccaaaggtcccaggttcaattcccagcacccacatggcagctcacaactgtctgtaactccaagatctgacaccctcacaccaatgcacataaattaaaattaaatacaaatattttttaaaaaaacaaaaaaaaagtattttatgatcTGCCTCTTTAAAACCATGTCATAACTTACTATAATTATAAGTTGATATTCTGAGATGAAAAATTATGGGATAATACTCATCAAAGATGATTAATGAATTTGTCATTTTCATAATTGTAAACACTGAATATATGTATTCCATggaataaaaatcacaaattcaaCAATATTATTAAGGCTGTGAGGAGAATAAAATGTAAAGCACCATTCTAAGCACTTTACACACTTTTGTTGTAAAATTCCGGCTAATATAGTTTACAAGAGTGAAAAGACAAATGCAAATCAACAACATAAGGCATGtgatatattcataaaatataaatgatacagaaaaatacaaagaaaggatACACAGTGCTATACGGAAAGACAACTATATAATATTAGACCCTAagggaaagaagcaagcaagtTATGAAGGAACCCAGAGGAAGAGCATTCTAAGCCTagagaacaaatacaaaaagcagaaaatgggaACTTGTCTAGTATCCTtacaaagcagaaaggaaaccATTATGACCAGAGTAAACAAATGCAAAAATGGTAGATGATAAGCCCAAAGATGCTACAAGGAGCTTGACTAGTGCATGAAGAATTGTGTATAACACTAAAAAGACTGATTTTCATGCTGAATGAACATAGAATTATAGACTGATTTTGAGTAGCTCTGGCATGTTTTAAAGAGATCATTTTTGATGGTTGTACTATGGCGGGGGCAAAGATGTAACAAGATCCATTAGAACTCTACACAGAAAAGGATATTGGGGATTTGAATACAGGTTCTCTCAAAACGATGGTGGTTTCATTGGGGGAGTGCAATGTTAAAGCTCATCATATTGTACCCCTTTAGATTAGAGGTTCCCAAACAATGTCCTGGAAAACATTTGGTAACGTTGAAAACATCTGCAGTTCACACAATCATGGAAATAAATAATGGTGCCTAATGTGTAGGGATCAGAAATACTAAATATCTTATTGTACCCAGCACAATtctccacaacaacaacaaaaaaagtgcttAGCCACCTATAGAAAACAGCGCTGTCGGGtgcggtggtgcaggcctttagtccctgaactcgggaggcagaggcaggcggatcactacgagtttgaggccagcctgctctacaaaataagtctaagacagccaaggctaacacagagagaccctgtctccaaaaacaaaaacaaaaaaagttaagaaagaaaagaaaacggtgCTGAGGTTGAGAACCCATACTGTTATTATAAGTAGAGGGATAGGGAGGGTCAGTTGATAGATGATTAGCCTACTGCAAAAATCTGGGTGGAGGGTGGTGGCTACGGCTGAATGGGTTAATGGGTGAAGGCAGTAAGAAATGGTAGCAGGATTGGATGCTTTGAAAGTAAAAGGAGTATCATGACAGACTAAAAGTATTATGTCAGGGAACTAGCATAAAAGTGTAACTTCAAGAAGAAGGTGTTGCCACCGATGCCATTTTTCAACCAATTTCAtcagcctatttttttttcaattattaccACTTCTGGATTTCATATGTAAGATACTGTAATACGAATCTAAAGCAGCGTGGCTCCCAAACACCCAGGCAATGGCTATTTTTACCTCTCCTCCGGACAGTAAGGTGAGCCGGGACTAGCCCAAATGCTACTGTTACATCTAATACCTCTGTACCTTCTCCACTAAGATCCGGTCTGTCTCTTGCACGCTGGTATCAGGCACTTGCTTGTCCAAGTAACCGACTGGATAAAGTGAGTCTCCCTGTCCACTGCCACGGTCGCTTCGGCCCCtaaagaaccaaaccaaatcaagagATTAAAACTGCGCTTTCCCAAGCCCGGTTTCCAGCTCTATCAATCACAGGAATAAAGAACCTCAGATGTAGCTACCCAGAGTAGACCCTCTTCGTGCGTTCGTCGGTTCCCAGGCCAttggaaaaactaaaataaagagcCTTAGTGGGAAATAACTTCCACAGCACAAAAGCTCCTCGGGTGACTTCTATCTGCCACCCACCCGTGTCGGAGACTTACACCCAAGGCCCAGGTCCGCTGGATCTCTGGCCGTTCTAGGATAAGGCTCAGACACCGAGCTTCAATCTAGAGACtcacctgctgcctcctcccGGCCCACTAAGCTCAATGGCCCATTTGAATCGCCGGCCTCGGTTGGCTACCAGGCCCCCCTGGGTCGTCATGACAGCAGTCGCTAGCTAAAATAACTAGCGGTGACTGCAAGCACTCTGACTTCCTCGCTTTCGCCACAGCACACTTCCGGCGCACAGTATTTACGTCACACGTTTCCCCGGAAACTGGTTGTCGGGAATAAGGAAGAACGAGCTTTTGGGTTTAGAAAAGAAGACCAGCTTTCTTAAACTTCTGTGAATAGATCCCTTACTTGTGCTCTGGTCTCTTAGGTACGAGTTACCGAGCGGGAGTACGTAATGGCAGGAATTGAAGCCAAGAAGAGCACGAAAGTGAAGTCCTGTTTTAATCTCGGGGTAACCTGGAATTGGGTGACCTTGAGCGAGTTATTCAGCGTCTGAGTACTTAATTACGTGTCCATGTGTTGCAGGAGctacttatttggtttttgttgttgtttaagtgtGGGGATTTCCCCCCATTTAGTTCGCAAACTAACCCAACGAGCTAGACACGGGGAATAGAAAGAAACGGGGCTcaggactttgtttgtttgttttcgagacagggtttctctgtgtagccttggctgtcctgtactctctttgtagaccagactgacctcgaactcacataaatccgcttccctctgcctcccaagtgctggaattataggcgtgcgccaccgctccCGGCTGTGGGCTCAGGATTTAACTGGTCTCATTTAAGTCTTTTCACTACTTACTATGCCACCTCAACTAGGTTAAATTCATTGCGTCACTTGCCTCATGCAAAAAATTGAATAATCGCCTACTTTGATATATTGTGAGATTAAATAGGACCTGTAACCTAGACctaattttttatcatttctgGAAAAATGGAATTTATATTCAATGGCTTGTCTATATGGTGATGTGGCCATGAGAAAGTGTTTCTACCTTCTCACCCCTTGTACAATTCAGTGTTGGTGTGAAAATCATTTACTGCGTTTGTTTCCTTATGTTATCGCACTAGGAGTGGAATTGCTAGATCAAAGAGTGTGTACATTACCAAATAATTATCTTAAATGTACACTTTGTAATTACCAGTTCAAAAACAGTAAGctatttcctttatttacttCTATTTATATTATTCCCAAGTTATTTGTTACGGCTGGAATTTTGAGGAAGGGAGTATAGTAACAGTGTGGTTGAGGATAAGGCTGAAAATGCCTCCTTGGCCAACTAAGAATGTTGACCCTTAGAGATAACGGTGATCTGCACACATTGAAGATTGCATCTCcactttattttccattttttgcaGTTCTGtgtgcagagaagagaaagttaTAAGTCACATGCAGGGTAGGAGAGTGGCGGAAGTCATGAGATTCTATCATGCTGCTCAGAACAATGCAACTAAAAACATATCTAGGATTTTTCATTTAATGTCTGGGAAACACAGTTGAGACCAGGGTGAGTACTTACAGATAACCTAAGccataaaaagcaaaactattgattaaaaaaaaaaaaaagtaccacacCACTGAATATTTAGTGAGTAAGCTAAATTGTAATTAAATATGCCACAATAGAAATAGGCTATAATTATACTAATgtgaaacaaaatacaaagtagaATATTCATCACAAAGATTAA
This window harbors:
- the Emc4 gene encoding ER membrane protein complex subunit 4 isoform X2, whose product is MNLFIMYMAGNTISIFPTMMVCMMAWRPIQALMAISATFKMLESSSQKFLQGLVYLIGNLLGLALAVYKCQSMGLLPTHASDWLAFIEPPERMEFSGGGLLF
- the Emc4 gene encoding ER membrane protein complex subunit 4 isoform X1, encoding MTTQGGLVANRGRRFKWAIELSGPGGGSRGRSDRGSGQGDSLYPVGYLDKQVPDTSVQETDRILVEKRCWDIALGPLKQIPMNLFIMYMAGNTISIFPTMMVCMMAWRPIQALMAISATFKMLESSSQKFLQGLVYLIGNLLGLALAVYKCQSMGLLPTHASDWLAFIEPPERMEFSGGGLLF